In one Lolium rigidum isolate FL_2022 chromosome 3, APGP_CSIRO_Lrig_0.1, whole genome shotgun sequence genomic region, the following are encoded:
- the LOC124703674 gene encoding multiple organellar RNA editing factor 1, mitochondrial-like has product MALALRLRRALAAASTSAPLLRPAASAAASPSRSLLPAPFARSLPPRFLPGGAAGFRSTAAAAARGNYGGGADDSHISPDEILFEGCDYKHWLITMEFPDPKPSREEMIETYLNTLAKVVGSYEEAKKRMYALSTTTYVGFQAEMSEEMSEKFRGLPGVVFILPDSYLFPETKEYGGDKYENGVITPRAPPTHYSKPSRTDRNRSFRGNYQDNPPPQGNYPRGPPPQGNYQDNPPPRGNYNSGPPPQGNFQPYRPPQDGRGYNPQQSYAQAGQDGRGYARNNSADRSGYNGPPAPGAFEGQVNQPGQGYQNPQEVRNFSQGQAGDFRSGGPPAPGTYGQPSGPGTYGQPPAPTYPGGNQGGPGAGIGFGGDNRQGAGPAYGGDNRQGAGPAYGADNLHGGSGQYSSPGEGQQGNWQGRQ; this is encoded by the exons ATGGCCCTCGCGCTCCGCCTACGGCgagccctcgccgccgcctccacctccgccccgCTCCTTCgcccggccgcctccgccgcggcctCCCCCTCCCGATCCCTCCTCCCCGCCCCCTTCGCCCGGTCTCTCCCGCCCCGGTTCctccccggcggcgccgccggcttcCGCTCGACCGCGGCGGCCGCGGCTCGGGGAAACTACGGGGGCGGGGCGGATGACTCCCACATCTCCCCCGACGAGATCCTCTTCGAGGGGTGCGACTACAAGCACTGGCTCATCACCATGGAGTTCCCCGACCCCAAGCCGTCccgcgaggagatgatcgagacctaCCTCAACACCCTCGCCAAGGTCGTCGGAAG TTACGAGGAAGCTAAGAAGAGAATGTATGCTCTTAGTACAACAACATATGTTGGTTTTCAAGCTGAAATGTCTGAGGAAATGTCAGAAAAATTTCGCG GATTGCCGGGAGTAGTTTTCATCTTGCCTGATTCATATCTATTCCCAGAGACGAAGGAGTATGGAG GAGATAAATACGAGAATGGTGTCATAACTCCAAGAGCACCACCTACACATTATAGCAAACCGTCAAGGACTGACAGAAACCGCAGCTTCCGTGGAAACTACCAGGACAACCCTCCACCACAAGGAAATTACCCAAGAGGCCCACCACCGCAAGGAAATTATCAGGACAACCCTCCACCACGAGGAAATTACAACAGCGGCCCACCACCACAAGGAAACTTCCAACCCTACCGTCCGCCGCAAGATGGGAGGGGCTACAACCCACAGCAGAGTTACGCACAAGCTGGACAAGATGGTAGAGGTTATGCGAGGAATAATTCTGCAGACCGCTCAGGTTACAATGGACCGCCTGCTCCTGGTGCTTTCGAAGGGCAGGTAAATCAACCTGGTCAAGGTTACCAAAACCCGCAAGAGGTCAGGAACTTCTCGCAAGGGCAGGCAGGAGATTTCAGGTCTGGTGGTCCTCCGGCACCTGGAACCTACGGGCAACCCTCTGGACCTGGAACCTACGGGCAACCACCTGCACCAACATACCCTGGAGGTAACCAAGGTGGTCCTGGTGCGGGTATTGGTTTTGGTGGAGATAACAGACAGGGGGCAGGACCTGCATATGGTGGAGATAACAGACAGGGGGCAGGACCTGCATATGGTGCAGATAACCTGCATGGGGGTTCTGGTCAGTATTCTAGCCCAGGTGAAGGACAACAAGGGAACTGGCAG GGTAGGCAGTAA